In a genomic window of Wyeomyia smithii strain HCP4-BCI-WySm-NY-G18 chromosome 1, ASM2978416v1, whole genome shotgun sequence:
- the LOC129717295 gene encoding uncharacterized protein LOC129717295 — protein sequence MADGQRINLLTTKRATMIAALGRAEAFLVGYSDQRDAPQVPLRLEYINNIWATLNEVQAELEAYADTDEGMAVHEIVRADFESRLFAIKASLITKLPPLPVNPAYPQPPHVSTALSGIKLPTISLPEFDGDYQQWLTFHDTFLALIHNNADVPPIQKFHYLRAAVKGEAAQLIESIAISSANYELAWRTLEGRYSNDYLLKKRHLQALFDIPRVQKESAAALHGLVDEFERHTKILHQLGEPTDEWSTILEHLLCTRLHNDSLRAWEEHASTVENPNFQCLVDFLQRRIRVLESISVNDHAPGSQTTPSTNQAANFNRRQSQFRLSSNASTAIASYKCPACNGNHYIARCAKFMQQSVSERKQLVSRKRLCHNCLKGNHLVASCPCELNCRKCNQRHHTLLHLEQSGNIQRSGKDSASRSANPASSTTQSASTSLGNSIEQTSVPATEIVPVVETSAPVQQLAENVFLLTVVVNVIDAYGHAHPARALLDSASQPNLISNRLARILRLKRKSVNITVQGAGQMSKMIQESLFATITSRKRNFSCGVEFLIMDKVTADLPAQFVSTAEWNLPTDIFLADPAFNKSQPVDMVIGVKHFYSFFPSSARMQLRENLPLLVDSVFGWVVAGSAGLASSTSQQPSCSVVAVSMITLEESVERFWKTEDLATTDNYSVEERRCESFFTSTVARTHEGRYMVRLPRKPDFAIMLGESEATARRRFELLERRLQRDPDLKAEYHKFMREYLDLGHMKPVKPRSSDDTDCYYLPHHPVFKDSSTTTKVRVVFDGSAKTSTGFSLNESLCVGPVVQDELIDTILRFRTYPIALVGDIAKMYRQVLVHPDDTSLQRILWRFSADDPIQIYELLTVTYGLTPSSFLATRTLQQLADDEGEPYPFGSKALRKNFYVDDFIGGAQTVEEASKLRTELSELLAKGGFDLRKWTSNRLEVLKGLREDQIGTQSTIEFAPHETIKALGINWEPNEDFLRFDSQVPPSDHVLTKRSILSTIAKLFDLLGLIAPVVVRAKIVMQELWLLSCGWDDPVPDNLQKRWEKYQLELPKISAYRIARYALLPNSTVQLHTFADASESAYGACTYARCEDPQGIVRIQLLASKSRVAPLKRLTIARLELCAAVLAAHLHHRIKRAIDIGICSSYFWSDSSVTLEWLRSPPNRWQTFVGNRVSEVQHFTHGYRWNHIAGTENPADLVSRGMSVEEFLNSALWSQGPSWLTLPCKSWPISNPDNVSEDILEIRQVVAAVNSTSTVNPLFLRCSSYTRLLHVVGYCLRFILNNRAKTRTQPLPSPNPVQRYLSVEQLAQTRNMLIQLAQSDGFPAELKDLREGRSVDKRSKIRRLNPFLDPEGVLRVGGRLNLSQLPYQAKHPALLPSFHPFSLLIAQHYHHQMFHAGGRLLLSAIREEFWPLQGRKLAHNTVRRCFRCTRLDPVPAQQRIGQLPAHRLIPSRPFSVTGVDYAGPFYLKPIHKRAAPAKAYLCLFICFATKAVHLELVSDLSTPGFLLALRRFIARRGRPAHIHSDNGKNFEGAKNDLNELFAMLRKSEENEKIASTCAAEGITWHLTPPKAPHFGGLWEAAVKVAKKHLYRQLGSSRVSFEDLSTILAQIEALMNSRPLLPMSDDPNDLAALTPAHFLIGSSMLALPDPDHQHIPVNRLDHFQKLQLHVQKFWSHWRTEYLQELQRDTTMNPRNHTLLPGRLVVVVDELQPPIRWPLARIVTTSPGPDGLTRVVSLRTARGIITRPITKICLLPDHTAAVAEGDEAE from the coding sequence ATGGCGGACGGCCAGCGAATAAATCTGCTGACGACAAAGCGAGCGACGATGATTGCAGCACTGGGTCGGGCTGAGGCATTCCTGGTGGGCTACAGTGACCAACGAGACGCTCCGCAGGTACCGTTGAGGCTCGAGTACATAAACAACATCTGGGCTACCCTAAATGAAGTGCAAGCGGAGCTGGAGGCATACGCAGATACTGATGAAGGTATGGCAGTGCATGAAATAGTCCGCGCTGACTTTGAGTCGCGACTTTTTGCAATAAAAGCATCTTTAATCACTAAATTGCCTCCTCTTCCTGTTAACCCCGCATACCCTCAACCCCCGCATGTTTCTACTGCACTCTCTGGTATAAAACTGCCGACTATTTCGCTTCCGGAGTTCGATGGGGATTATCAGCAATGGTTGACTTTTCACGACACTTTCTTGGCATTGATACACAACAACGCTGATGTTCCACCCATACAAAAATTTCACTATTTAAGGGCAGCCGTCAAGGGGGAGGCTGCTCAGTTGATTGAGTCTATCGCTATTAGTTCCGCTAATTACGAGTTGGCTTGGCGCACATTAGAGGGCAGGTATTCAAATGATTATCTTCTGAAGAAGCGACATTTGCAGGCTTTGTTCGATATTCCGCGTGTTCAAAAGGAGTCCGCTGCTGCATTGCACGGTTTGGTCGACGAGTTTGAGCGACATACGAAGATTCTACACCAGCTTGGGGAACCAACGGACGAGTGGAGTACCATATTGGAGCATTTGTTGTGCACGCGATTGCACAACGATTCTTTGAGAGCATGGGAGGAGCATGCTTCTACTGTagaaaatccaaattttcaatgtttagttGATTTTTTGCAGCGGCGTATTCGGGTTCTTGAATCGATATCCGTCAACGATCATGCCCCTGGAAGTCAGACCACTCCGAGCACCAACCAGGCTGCTAATTTCAACCGAAGGCAATCCCAATTTCGGCTCTCGTCAAATGCGTCCACCGCTATTGCATCCTACAAGTGTCCAGCGTGCAACGGCAATCATTATATCGCAAGGTGCGCAAAATTCATGCAGCAATCCGTCAGCGAGCGTAAGCAGTTGGTGAGCAGAAAGCGGCTGTGCCACAACTGCTTGAAGGGGAACCATTTGGTCGCTAGTTGTCCGTGTGAGCTCAACTGCAGGAAGTGTAACCAGCGTCATCACACTCTTCTGCATTTAGAGCAATCTGGCAACATTCAACGTTCCGGTAAGGATTCTGCCTCTCGCTCAGCCAATCCCGCTAGCTCGACTACACAATCTGCCTCGACCTCTCTAGGCAATTCCATAGAGCAAACATCTGTTCCTGCTACGGAGATAGTACCAGTTGTTGAAACCAGCGCGCCAGTCCAGCAGCTTGCTGAAAACGTTTTTCTTCTAACGGTCGTCGTCAACGTCATTGATGCGTATGGGCATGCGCATCCCGCGCGCGCTTTGTTGGACAGCGCGTCTCAGCCAAACTTGATTTCCAACCGATTGGCCCGCATTCTTCGTTTGAAGCGGAAGTCCGTTAACATCACCGTTCAAGGGGCTGGACAGATGTCGAAAATGATCCAGGAATCGTTATTTGCCACTATAACTTCCCGGAAGCGGAACTTTTCCTGCGGCGTAGAGTTCTTGATCATGGACAAGGTAACTGCAGACCTTCCTGCGCAATTCGTATCAACAGCTGAGTGGAATCTACCTACCGATATCTTTCTCGCTGATCCTGCTTTTAACAAAAGTCAGCCGGTAGACATGGTAATCGGTGTTAAACATTTTTACAGTTTCTTCCCGTCTTCAGCTCGCATGCAGCTGCGTGAAAATTTACCTCTGCTGGTGGATAGCGTTTTCGGCTGGGTTGTAGCTGGGTCGGCTGGCTTAGCATCGTCGACATCCCAGCAACCTTCGTGCAGCGTAGTGGCCGTGTCGATGATAACGCTAGAGGAAAGTGTCGAGCGCTTTTGGAAGACAGAGGATCTGGCCACCACTGACAACTATTCAGTCGAGGAGCGGCGATGCGAATCTTTCTTTACGTCGACGGTCGCGAGAACCCATGAAGGACGATACATGGTTCGTCTACCTCGCAAGCCAGATTTCGCCATCATGCTAGGAGAGTCTGAGGCAACCGCTCGACGTCGTTTCGAGCTTTTGGAGCGCCGTTTGCAACGAGACCCTGATCTGAAGGCAGAGTACCACAAGTTTATGAGGGAATACCTCGATCTCGGACACATGAAGCCGGTCAAACCGAGAAGCAGTGACGACACGGATTGCTACTACCTTCCCCACCATCCCGTTTTCAAGGATTCAAGCACGACGACTAAGGTTCGGGTCGTGTTTGACGGATCGGCGAAAACCTCTACTGGCTTCTCTTTGAACGAATCCCTCTGCGTTGGCCCTGTGGTTCAGGATGAGTTGATTGACACAATTCTACGGTTTCGAACCTACCCGATAGCCCTTGTCGGTGACATCGCTAAAATGTATCGGCAAGTATTGGTACATCCCGATGATACTTCTTTGCAGCGCATTCTGTGGCGTTTCTCTGCTGATGATCCCATTCAGATCTACGAGCTTCTGACGGTCACCTACGGGCTCACTCCTTCCTCGTTCCTCGCCACTCGTACGCTTCAGCAGTTAGCGGATGACGAAGGAGAGCCGTACCCATTCGGCAGTAAAGCGTTGCGTAAGAATTTTTATGTAGACGACTTCATCGGTGGTGCGCAGACGGTCGAAGAAGCCAGCAAGCTTCGTACAGAGCTAAGCGAGTTGTTGGCAAAGGGTGGATTCGATCTGCGAAAATGGACGTCGAACCGGCTCGAAGTGCTGAAAGGATTGCGAGAGGATCAAATAGGCACGCAGTCTACGATAGAATTCGCTCCCCACGAAACCATTAAAGCGTTAGGCATCAATTGGGAGCCGAACGAGGATTTTCTGCGTTTTGATTCCCAGGTACCACCCAGCGATCACGTTTTAACGAAACGGTCCATTTTGTCTACGATTGCTAAGCTTTTCGATCTGTTGGGTCTTATTGCTCCCGTTGTAGTGAGGGCAAAAATTGTTATGCAGGAACTATGGCTGCTGTCATGTGGTTGGGATGATCCGGTCCCCGATAATCTACAGAAAAGATGGGAAAAATACCAACTGGAGCTGCCCAAAATTTCTGCCTATCGCATCGCCCGTTATGCCCTTCTACCTAATTCTACAGTGCAGCTACACACCTTCGCTGATGCCTCCGAATCTGCTTACGGTGCGTGCACATACGCCCGCTGCGAAGATCCACAGGGGATCGTACGGATACAGCTTCTTGCCTCTAAGTCCCGAGTCGCTCCGCTGAAGCGGTTAACTATCGCCCGTCTTGAGCTGTGCGCTGCGGTTCTGGCTGCGCATCTGCATCACAGGATAAAGCGTGCGATTGACATCGGTATTTGTTCGTCATATTTTTGGTCCGATTCATCCGTCACTCTCGAATGGCTTCGATCACCACCGAATCGCTGGCAAACGTTTGTTGGAAATCGCGTTTCAGAGGTTCAGCATTTCACTCATGGCTATCGCTGGAACCATATAGCAGGCACCGAAAACCCGGCCGATCTGGTCTCGCGCGGAATGTCCGTAGAAGAGTTCCTGAACAGTGCGCTGTGGAGTCAGGGTCCCAGCTGGCTAACATTACCGTGTAAAAGCTGGCCTATCTCGAACCCAGATAATGTTTCCGAGGATATTCTCGAAATCCGACAGGTCGTCGCAGCAGTTAATTCGACCTCAACGGTCAACCCGCTCTTTCTTCGATGCTCGTCGTATACTCGCTTGCTGCATGTTGTTGGATATTGCCTTCGCTTCATTTTGAATAACCGTGCCAAGACTAGAACACAGCCTCTCCCAAGCCCGAATCCAGTGCAGCGCTACCTTTCAGTGGAACAGCTTGCCCAAACCAGAAACATGTTGATTCAGCTAGCCCAAAGCGACGGCTTCCCCGCTGAGCTGAAGGACTTAAGAGAAGGAAGGTCAGTAGATAAGCGCTCCAAAATACGCCGGCTTAATCCATTCCTAGACCCAGAGGGGGTATTGAGGGTTGGAGGGCGACTCAACTTATCTCAACTGCCCTATCAAGCGAAACATCCTGCCTTACTTCCCAGCTTTCATCCTTTCTCCCTGCTAATTGCCCAACATTATCATCACCAAATGTTTCACGCCGGAGGACGGCTTCTACTAAGTGCCATTCGCGAAGAATTTTGGCCGCTGCAAGGCCGCAAGCTCGCTCACAACACAGTTCGTCGATGCTTCCGCTGCACTCGCCTCGATCCGGTACCTGCGCAACAACGAATCGGCCAATTACCTGCGCACAGATTAATCCCGAGCCGTCCATTTAGTGTTACGGGTGTCGATTATGCTGGACCGTTCTACTTGAAGCCGATACACAAACGGGCTGCACCTGCAAAAGCGTATCTGTGCCTCTTCATTTGCTTCGCAACAAAAGCGGTTCACTTAGAGCTAGTCAGTGATTTATCAACGCCAGGTTTCCTGCTAGCATTAAGGCGATTTATTGCTCGACGCGGTCGCCCTGCCCACATTCACTCAGACAACGGCAAAAATTTTGAAGGAGCCAAGAACGACTTGAACGAGCTTTTTGCCATGCTGCGAAAAAGTGAGGAGAATGAAAAAATAGCTTCAACGTGCGCTGCAGAAGGTATCACATGGCATCTAACACCACCAAAAGCACCGCACTTCGGCGGTCTCTGGGAGGCGGCCGTGAAAGTGGCCAAGAAGCATTTGTACCGTCAACTCGGTTCATCTCGTGTGTCATTTGAAGATTTGTCCACTATTCTGGCCCAAATTGAAGCGCTGATGAATTCTCGACCCCTGCTTCCAATGTCAGACGACCCGAACGATTTGGCTGCGCTCACGCCCGCTCATTTCCTGATCGGTTCCAGTATGCTGGCCCTGCCCGACCCAGATCATCAACATATTCCCGTGAATCGGCTGGACCACTTTCAAAAATTGCAGTTGCACGTCCAGAAATTTTGGAGTCACTGGCGCACCGAATATCTGCAAGAACTGCAAAGGGACACAACGATGAATCCCCGGAATCACACGTTGCTGCCTGGCAGATTAGTTGTAGTCGTCGATGAGCTTCAGCCACCCATTCGTTGGCCATTGGCACGCATCGTCACCACTTCCCCCGGCCCAGACGGTTTGACGAGGGTTGTTTCGCTTCGCACCGCTCGTGGAATCATCACACGCCCCATCACAAAAATCTGTTTGCTTCCGGATCacactgctgctgttgctgaagGAGATGAAGCTGAGTAA